The proteins below are encoded in one region of Coffea arabica cultivar ET-39 chromosome 4c, Coffea Arabica ET-39 HiFi, whole genome shotgun sequence:
- the LOC113740452 gene encoding putative disease resistance RPP13-like protein 3, whose translation MADPALSFVIERTGDLLIQKIVFLKDVRRQVERLRNDLVRMRCFLKDADQRQDEEERIRHWVSEIRDAAYDAEDIIEIFASKVEFIKDKGLVTKLTYYPLKFVNLYKIGKEIKSLRMRLKEIADSREEYGIKNLGEGTTTHGEELQRLRRSSPFNEDKDIVGFEEITKSLVAELLKEDRNRRVVSIIGMGGAGKTTLAKKGYNHADVRERFNCRAWVCVSSIYNHKETLRTIIKQLNPITNELLDMLEKMQEQDLEQRLYQDLEDKCYLVVLDDVWKEEAWDCLARAFPDVNTSSRLLLTSRNRDVAQHADALSKPHELKTLGQEDSWQLFLRKALAHGDNAGCPSDLEEVGREIARRCAGLPLAITVIGGLLLAKKKLKSEWEKVLNSFNTNLSKSQSGVSAILELSYADLPANLKFCFLYLGLFPEDFVISVRKLIHMWVAEGIIQNRDAKNLEETAAYDDVERLCSRNMVQVAEMTVDERIKSCRVHDLLRELAIRKADDENFFQIHDTRDDKISAKSRYLAVHVLPWDENYLGSSTPPLRSLLFFNVHGYMENISLNLKSFGKLRTLDLENVQIPYNLPKEIGEVRLLRYLCLRYTSIARLPRSFGCLRNLQTLDMRTRATVVVLNFIWKLESLRHLYAYDIRLDIYNIRWNESLKIEGLKNLKTLSRVNFDDIMHNNMITLTSLQKLGIWVDDMSEIDKLCMHLSEVGSLKTLQLYFDGSSQQPTLGGLSKLHHVTELKLSGVDLRMLPPDFPPNLSRLSLKFRHSTDDPMPVLEKLRQLSFLKMEFEFEGPEHMVISRHGFHQLKFLQVGRLNHLDEIKVEKGALPQLLCMRIRDCGRLRKLPEELKHISTLDMLELVDMPKDSISRLAADMAFSVPNLRIFDS comes from the coding sequence ATGGCTGACCCTGCTCTCTCTTTTGTTATTGAGAGAACTGGCGATCTGCTGATTCAAAAAATTGTTTTCCTGAAAGATGTTCGACGTCAAGTTGAGAGACTCCGAAATGATCTGGTCCGGATGCGGTGTTTCCTGAAAGATGCAGATCAAAGGCAAGATGAAGAGGAAAGGATTCGCCACTGGGTTTCTGAAATCAGAGATGCTGCCTACGATGCGGAGGATATCATTGAGATCTTTGCCAGCAAAGTTGAGTTCATAAAGGACAAGGGACTCGTCACCAAATTGACATATTATCCCTTGAAATTTGTGAACCTCTACAAGATAGGTAAAGAGATTAAGTCCTTACGGATGAGGCTTAAGGAGATTGCTGATAGCCGCGAAGAGTACGGTATCAAAAATCTTGGAGAGGGAACGACTACACATGGAGAAGAGCTTCAACGGCTCCGGCGGTCCTCTCCTTTCAACGAGGACAAGGATATAGTGGGCTTCGAGGAGATAACAAAATCCCTGGTGGCAGAACTTTTGAAAGAGGACAGAAACCGCCGTGTGGTTTCAATCATTGGCATGGGAGGTGCTGGTAAGACAACCCTAGCCAAAAAAGGTTATAACCATGCTGATGTCAGGGAGAGATTCAACTGTCGTGCTTGGGTCTGCGTCTCTTCAATCTACAATCACAAAGAGACGTTAAGGACAATCATAAAACAGTTGAATCCAATAACTAATGAGCTACTTGACATGTTGGAAAAGATGCAAGAGCAGGACTTGGAACAAAGGCTCTATCAAGATCTAGAAGATAAATGTTATCTTGTGGTACTTGATGATGTGTGGAAGGAAGAAGCATGGGATTGTCTTGCTAGGGCCTTTCCTGATGTTAACACATCAAGTAGATTGCTACTTACAAGTCGCAATCGGGATGTTGCCCAACACGCAGATGCTCTTAGCAAACCACATGAGCTAAAAACTTTGGGGCAGGAAGATAGCTGGCAGTTGTTCCTCAGAAAGGCCTTAGCCCACGGGGATAATGCTGGGTGTCCTTCGGATTTGGAAGAAGTGGGCAGAGAGATTGCAAGGAGATGTGCTGGTCTGCCACTGGCCATCACGGTTATAGGTGGCCTGCTACTGGCAAAGAAAAAGTTGAAGAGTGAATGGGAGAAAGTTCTCAACAGTTTCAACACAAACCTATCAAAGAGCCAGAGTGGAGTGTCAGCAATTCTGGAATTAAGTTATGCAGACCTCCCTgccaatctgaaattttgctttTTGTATTTGGGTTTGTTTCCTGAAGACTTCGTCATTTCTGTGCGCAAGTTGATTCATATGTGGGTTGCAGAGGGAATAATCCAAAATAGAGATGCAAAAAATTTGGAGGAAACTGCAGCATATGATGATGTGGAACGACTTTGTAGCAGAAATATGGTCCAGGTGGCGGAAATGACTGTTGATGAGAGGATTAAAAGCTGTAGAGTCCATGATTTACTGCGAGAGCTTGCAATCAGAAAGGcagatgatgaaaatttttttcagaTCCATGACACCAGAGATGATAAAATATCAGCCAAATCCAGGTACCTTGCTGTTCATGTTCTCCCTTGGGATGAAAATTATCTTGGGTCTTCGACCCCCCCTCTCCGGTCCCTACTTTTTTTCAATGTCCACGGTTACATGGAAAACATTAGTCTTAATCTCAAAAGTTTCGGAAAGCTTAGGACGCTAGACCTTGAGAATGTTCAGATACCATATAATTTGCCAAAGGAAATTGGTGAAGTCAGGCTTCTAAGATACCTCTGTTTAAGATACACATCGATTGCAAGGCTCCCTCGTTCCTTCGGTTGTTTGCGAAACCTACAAACTCTTGACATGCGGACCCGTGCCACAGTGGtagttttaaatttcatttggaagcttgaaagtttaCGGCATCTATACGCTTATGATATAAGATTAGACATTTATAATATAAGATGGAATGAGTCACTTAAGATTGAAGGATTGAAGAATCTTAAGACTCTGTCACGCGTAAACTTTGATGACATTATGCACAATAACATGATAACTTTGACAAGTCTTCAGAAACTGGGGATTTGGGTGGATGACATGTCAGAGATAGACAAACTCTGCATGCATTTATCTGAAGTTGGAAGCCTAAAGACGTTACAACTTTATTTTGATGGAAGTAGCCAGCAGCCAACTCTAGGTGGACTTTCTAAGCTCCATCATGTAACAGAGCTTAAGCTATCCGGGGTGGATTTGAGAATGCTACCTCCTGATTTCCCTCCAAATCTCTCTCGCTTGTCTTTGAAATTCAGACATTCCACGGATGACCCAATGCCAGTACTAGAGAAGTTGAGACAACTGTCGTTCCTCAAAATGGAATTTGAATTTGAGGGACCAGAGCATATGGTCATTTCCAGGCATGGGTTTCACCAATTGAAATTCCTTCAGGTCGGCCGTCTAAATCATTTGGATGAAATAAAGGTGGAGAAAGGTGCATTGCCACAGCTCCTGTGTATGAGAATCAGGGATTGCGGCAGATTACGGAAGTTGCCGGAAGAGCTGAAGCACATATCTACTCTTGATATGCTTGAGCTTGTGGACATGCCAAAGGATTCTATCAGCAGGCTTGCTGCGGACATGGCATTTAGTGTTCCTAACCTCAGAATATTTGACTCTTGA
- the LOC113738645 gene encoding probable disease resistance RPP8-like protein 2 — MADPALSFVIERTGDLLIQKIAFLKDVRRQVERLRNDLVRMRCFLKDADQRQDEDARIRNWVSEIRDAAYDAEDIIEIFASKVEFIKDKGLVTKLTFYPLKFVNLYKIGKEIKSLQMTLSDIADSREKYGIKNLGEGMSTQGEELQRLRRSSPFNEDKDIVGFEEITKSLVAQLLKEDRNRRVVSIIGMGGAGKTTLAKKVITMLMSGRNSTAVLGMQEQDLEQRLYQDLQDKCYLVVLDDVWKEEAWDCLARAFPDVNTSSRLLLTSRNRDVAQHADALSKPLELKTLGQEDSWQLFLRKALGHGDNAGCPPDLEEVGREIATRCAGLPLAITVIGGLLLAKKKLKSEWEKVLNSFNTNLSKSQSGVSAILELSYADLPANLKFCFLYLGLFPEDHVISVRKLIHMWVAEGIMQKRDAVNLEETAAYDDVERLCSRNMVRVAEMTVDERIKSCRVHDLVRELAIRKAKDEIFFQIHDTRDDEISAKSRYLAVHSLRVKNYFGSLTPPLRSLLFFNIRIYEENISLRFKSFRKLRILDLENVEMYSNLPKEIGEVRLLRYLGLRGKLSIMHRFKIAHSVVLRITSTTRLPHSFGRLRNLQTLDIRTHATVIVPNFIWKLESLRHLYAYDMECDVPLKIEGLRNLQTLSGIRFDDIMHNNMLTLTSLQKLGIWVDDGSEIDKLCMHLSEVGSLTTLHLYSTRGRGRPTLAGLSKLHHVTELKLSGLWQMLPPDFPPNLSRLSLNHTDLTDDPMPVLEKLGRLHGFHQLKFLELGRLNHLDEIKAEKGALPQLLCVRIRNCGRLRKLPEELKHISTLDTLELVDMPKDSISKLAADTALSVPNLRIFDS, encoded by the exons ATGGCTGACCCTGCTCTCTCTTTTGTTATTGAGAGAACTGGCGATCTGCTGATTCAAAAAATTGCTTTCCTGAAAGATGTTCGACGACAAGTTGAGAGACTCCGAAATGATCTGGTCCGGATGCGGTGTTTCCTGAAAGATGCTGATCAGAGGCAAGATGAAGATGCAAGGATCCGCAACTGGGTTTCTGAAATCAGAGATGCTGCCTACGATGCGGAGGATATCATTGAGATCTTTGCCAGCAAAGTTGAGTTCATAAAGGACAAGGGACTCGTCACCAAATTGACATTTTATCCCTTGAAATTTGTGAACCTCTACAAGATAGGTAAAGAGATTAAGTCCTTACAGATGACGCTCAGTGACATAGCTGATAGCCGTGAAAAATACGGcataaaaaatcttggagaggGGATGAGTACACAGGGAGAAGAGCTTCAACGGCTCCGGCGGTCCTCTCCTTTCAACGAGGACAAGGATATAGTGGGCTTCGAGGAGATAACAAAATCCCTGGTGGCACAACTTTTGAAAGAGGACAGAAACCGCCGTGTGGTTTCAATCATTGGCATGGGAGGTGCTGGTAAGACAACTCTAGCCAAAAAGGTTATAACCATGCTGATGTCAGGGAGAAATTCAACTGCCGTGCTTGG GATGCAAGAGCAGGACTTGGAACAAAGGCTCTATCAAGATCTACAAGATAAATGTTATCTTGTGGTACTTGATGATGTGTGGAAGGAAGAAGCATGGGATTGTCTTGCTAGGGCCTTTCCTGATGTTAATACATCAAGTAGATTGCTACTTACAAGTCGCAATCGGGATGTTGCCCAACACGCAGATgctcttagcaaaccacttgagCTGAAAACTTTGGGGCAGGAAGATAGCTGGCAGCTGTTCCTCAGAAAGGCCTTAGGCCATGGGGATAATGCTGGGTGTCCTCCGGATTTGGAAGAAGTGGGCAGAGAGATTGCAACAAGATGCGCTGGTCTGCCACTGGCCATCACAGTTATAGGTGGCCTGCTACTGGCAAAGAAAAAGTTGAAGAGTGAATGGGAGAAAGTTCTCAATAGTTTCAACACAAACCTATCAAAGAGCCAGAGTGGAGTATCAGCAATTCTGGAATTAAGTTATGCAGACCTCCCTgccaatctgaaattttgctttTTGTATTTGGGTTTGTTTCCCGAAGACCACGTGATTTCCGTGCGCAAGTTGATCCATATGTGGGTTGCAGAGGGAATAATGCAGAAAAGAGATGCAGTAAATTTGGAGGAAACTGCAGCATATGATGATGTGGAACGACTTTGTAGCAGAAATATGGTCCGGGTGGCGGAAATGACTGTTGATGAGAGGATTAAAAGCTGCAGAGTCCATGATTTAGTGCGAGAGCTTGCAATCAGAAAGGCaaaggatgaaattttttttcagaTCCATGACACCAGAGATGATGAAATATCAGCCAAATCCAGGTACCTTGCTGTTCATAGTCTCCgggttaaaaattattttgggtCTTTGACCCCTCCTCTCCGGTCTCTACTTTTTTTCAATATCCGCATTTACGAGGAAAACATTAGTCTTAGATTCAAAAGTTTCAGAAAGCTTAGGATACTGGACCTTGAGAATGTTGAGATGTACTCTAATTTGCCAAAAGAAATTGGTGAAGTCAGGCTTTTAAGATACCTCGGTTTAAGAGGCAAACTCAGTATAATGCATCGATTTAAGATAGCTCATTCCGTCGTTTTAAGAATCACATCGACTACAAGGCTCCCTCATTCCTTCGGTCGTTTGCGAAACCTACAAACTCTTGACATACGGACCCATGCCACAGTGATagttccaaatttcatttggaagcttgaaagtttaCGGCATCTATATGCGTATGATATGGAATGTGATGTGCCTCTTAAGATTGAAGGATTGAGGAATCTCCAGACTCTGTCAGGCATACGCTTTGATGACATTATGCACAATAACATGTTAACTCTGACAAGTCTTCAGAAACTGGGGATTTGGGTGGATGACGGGTCAGAGATAGACAAACTCTGCATGCATTTATCTGAGGTTGGAAGCCTAACGACGTTACATCTTTATAGTACTAGAGGAAGAGGGCGGCCAACTCTAGCTGGACTTTCTAAGCTCCATCATGTAACAGAGCTTAAGCTATCCGGGCTGTGGCAAATGCTACCTCCTGATTTTCCTCCAAATCTCTCTCGCTTGTCTTTGAATCACACAGATCTCACGGATGACCCAATGCCAGTACTAGAGAAATTGGGACGGCT GCATGGGTTTCACCAATTGAAATTCCTTGAGCTCGGCCGCCTAAATCATTTGGATGAAATAAAGGCGGAGAAAGGTGCATTGCCACAGCTCCTGTGTGTGAGAATCAGGAATTGCGGCAGATTACGGAAGTTGCCGGAAGAGCTGAAGCACATATCTACTCTTGATACGCTTGAGCTTGTGGACATGCCAAAGGATTCTATCAGCAAGCTTGCTGCGGACACGGCACTTAGTGTTCCTAACCTCAGAATATTTGACTCTTGA